The Littorina saxatilis isolate snail1 linkage group LG13, US_GU_Lsax_2.0, whole genome shotgun sequence genome contains a region encoding:
- the LOC138983661 gene encoding uncharacterized protein produces the protein MSKFGPVTRELPRGESTSIMASIKVEKSVSEETTPQKKVPKMHPDFLFGTNGSERRSSQQENPDPVDTQAALRQFNSPHRRAGRDVSETNVPIDYSVMQEKLHGNFSHITGISPQGPDGSCAISQPADDLFKFIAISEDILQRCKAVTAAQGFVADSQTVEFLLTFFEDARSKNKTALTSQLCSACQTPLTLVCLTCNPAQIRHSSHAVQTTASQASASDDDDHVEDTVGNEDIPLIMNISVGTPRTVKSKFSRNKTVPAKQRGRRVADQLGSSTGTDLRQKEVLALAPLIEPKTEPLSENCFVKVVDIATKGAMRSLEEEGLLSAKEAERLKPAGKRRRKASAVKKKVRYRKSVAKTATGVKRKVGRPRKIQPVSYEEETDVEEQEEMEVRRKRGRPKKEPKEEPALHIPENEEMNEKSFVVERQFKCSICFRAFKDRSNCRAHEKQHNCPPNRRHRCDQCPAAFRSPANLVAHKRRHTGERPFFCETCGKSFARTTTLEQHKRVHTNECPYKCEECGEAFKQRGMLIVHRRKAHTFERPFSCTVCAATFVVKGHLAVHMQSHTDHRPFLCEDCGASFKQKGILKVHKMIHKGIKPFSCDDCGKQFYRQVDVRAHRKIHLNIRNSVCTVCGAAFGSSGTLKRHMQSHTGFRPFKCDECGKHFASNSELKVHLRIHSGLKPYVCDVCNRGFQTMGNMKKHRNNRHKNAPPLIHRQKVGRLVRQDQRVESLVTGASEKTDRELPSSGQPPGLVAPNSHILESSAARQGAERSLSCREDEMGQAEMLASLSYRGEPISSIAHRIQSTFSQRLLPYYSANTQPLQSDANI, from the exons ATGTCAAAGTTTGGCCCGGTCACCAGGGAGCTTCCTCGAGGGGAAAGCACCTCCATCATGGCAAGCATTAAGGTTGAGAAGAGCGTCTCTGAGGAAACCACTCCTCAAAAAAAAGTTCCTAAAATGCATCCAGACTTTTTGTTTGGTACCAATGGTAGTGAGAGAAGAAGTAGCCAGCAGGAAAATCCTGACCCTGTTGACACCCAAGCAGCCTTGCGACAGTTCAATAGTCCACATAGGAGGGCGGGCAGAGATGTCAGTGAAACCAATGTTCCTATAGACTACAGCGTGATGCAGGAGAAACTGCATGGTAATTTCAGCCACATCACTGGGATCTCTCCTCAG GGACCTGATGGCAGCTGTGCCATCAGTCAGCCAGCAGATGATCTCTTTAAGTTCATTGCGATTAGTGAGGATATTCTCCAGCGATGCAAGGCTGTTACCGCTGCACAAGGGTTTGTTGCAGACTCCCAGACTGTCGAGTTTCTTCTCACTTT ttttgaagatgCCAGGTCCAAAAACAAGACAGCACTGACAAGCCAGCTTTGTTCTGCGTGCCAGACCCCTCTCACCTTGGTATGTCTCACCTGTAACCCTGCCCAAATCCGACACAGCAGCCATGCCGTTCAAACCACTGCGTCCCAGGCCTCCGCcagcgatgatgatgatcatgttGAAGATACTGTGGGTAACGAAGACATTCCATTGATTATGAACATATCAGTTGGTACTCCCAGAACTGTGAAATCCAAATTCTCAAGGAATAAAACAGTGCCAGCAAAACAGAGAGGCAGGAGAGTTGCAGATCAGTTAGGTTCTTCCACAGGAACAGATTTGAGACAAAAAGAGGTTTTAGCACTCGCTCCACTGATTGAGCCTAAGACAGAACCGCTGTCTGAAAACTGCTTTGTGAAAGTTGTGGACATTGCAACCAAGGGAGCAATGAGAAGCTTAGAAGAAGAAGGCCTGCTATCAGCCAAAGAAGCAGAGAGGCTGAAGCCTGCAGGAAAGAGACGCAGAAAAGCTTCAGCTGTGAAGAAAAAAGTTAGATACAGGAAGAGTGTTGCTAAGACTGCCACAGGTGTGAAGAGAAAAGTGGGGCGGCCCAGGAAGATACAGCCAGTGTCATACGAGGAAGAGACAGATGTGGAGGAGCAAGAGGAGATGGAGGTGAGGAGAAAGAGGGGTCGCCCGAAGAAAGAACCAAAGGAAGAACCTGCTTTGCACATTCCTGAAAATGAAGAGATGAATGAGAAATCCTTCGTTGTCGAGAGACAATTTAAATGCTCAATCTGCTTCAGAGCCTTCAAGGATCGGTCCAACTGTCGGGCTCAtgaaaagcaacacaactgCCCACCAAACAGGCGTCACAGGTGTGACCAGTGTCCGGCAGCCTTCAGGTCTCCAGCCAACCTGGTAGCTCACAAACGCAGACACACAGGGGAGAGGCCTTTCTTCTGTGAAACCTGCGGCAAGTCATTCGCTCGCACCACCACTCTGGAGCAGCACAAGCGAGTCCACACGAATGAGTGTCCCTATAAGTGTGAGGAGTGTGGAGAAGCCTTCAAGCAGAGAGGGATGCTCATTGTTCATCGCCGGAAGGCACACACCTTTGAGAGGCCTTTTAGCTGCACCGTATGCGCAGCCACCTTCGTAGTCAAGGGTCACCTTGCAGTTCACATGCAATCCCACACAGACCACCGCCCCTTTCTGTGTGAAGATTGCGGCGCATCTTTCAAACAGAAGGGTATCCTCAAAGTGCACAAGATGATCCACAAGGGAATCAAACCTTTTTCCTGCGATGACTGCGGCAAACAATTTTACCGCCAAGTAGACGTGAGGGCGCACAGGAAAATTCACCTCAACATTCGCAACAGTGTGTGCACTGTATGTGGAGCTGCCTTCGGGAGTAGCGGAACTCTGAAACGCCACATGCAGTCACACACTGGGTTTCGCCCCTTCAAATGTGATGAGTGCGGAAAACATTTTGCCAGCAACTCAGAACTGAAGGTGCATTTACGCATCCACTCTGGGCTCAAGCCTTATGTCTGTGATGTGTGTAACCGTGGGTTCCAGACGATGGGCAACATGAAGAAACATCGCAACAACCGCCACAAGAACGCCCCACCTCTCATCCACAGACAGAAGGTTGGGCGGCTCGTACGCCAGGATCAGAGAGTGGAGTCGCTGGTTACTGGTGCCTCTGAAAAAACAGACCGTGAGCTGCCCTCTTCAGGCCAGCCGCCAGGTCTTGTAGCACCCAACAGCCACATATTAGAGTCATCAGCTGCAAGGCAAGGAGCTGAGAGGTCTCTGTCCTGCAGGGAGGATGAGATGGGTCAAGCTGAAATGTTGGCCTCTCTGAGTTACAGGGGTGAACCCATCAGTTCCATTGCCCACAGGATCCAGTCCACCTTTAGTCAGAGACTGCTGCCTTACTACTCCGCAAACACTCAACCTCTGCAGTCTGATGCTAATATTTGA